In the genome of Amia ocellicauda isolate fAmiCal2 chromosome 3, fAmiCal2.hap1, whole genome shotgun sequence, one region contains:
- the LOC136746876 gene encoding coiled-coil domain-containing protein 69-like translates to MGCCQSQQRSSISRNSQTTDGHREDRRDRSQHEATGLAQLRHQHERELQELRETLLAAGKQEREELLRFQREEIERVRQDVANKVKSETSAQLRAVRVTREVLFMDANNRTIEGLQQSLDEDKSSLTKSCEAARASFQGTVDDYNTEESQESIFRRDLWINIRTHGSPGAFWEQELQSLHSVICMKSQQIKVLSCKEHQMQSLTEKNLFLKKQLKKIQHCNEELSAQHQDLQTYIQQLTGELTALQQALAKESQHTQKLGLQKEQLHYRLSSPESPVPSHPSPLPSLSPANSRQRSRALH, encoded by the exons ATGGGTTGCTGTCAGAGCCAACAACGCAGCAGCATATCGCGCAATTCACAG acaacagatggacacagagaggatcGACGTG ACCGATCCCAGCACGAGGCCACAGGGCTGGCACAGCTTCGGCACCAGCATGAGAGGGAGCTGCAGGAACTGCGGGAAACCCTTCTTGCTGCTGGGaaacaggagagagaggagctgCTAAGGTTCCAGCGAGAGGAGATTGAGAGGGTGAGGCAGGATGTTGCAAACAAG GTGAAATCCGAAACCTCTGCACAGCTCCGTGCTGTGCGTGTTACCCGTGAAGTATTGTTCATGGATGCAAACAACAGGACAATAGAAG GGTTGCAGCAATCTCTGGATGAAGACAAGTCATCACTGACCAAGAGCTGTGAGGCGGCTCGAGCATCATTCCAG GGGACAGTAGATGATTACAACACAGAGGAATCTCAAGAGTCCATCTTCAGAAGAGACCTGTGGATTAATATTCGG ACCCATGGCAGTCCTGGTGCATTTTGGGAGCAGGAGCTGCAGAGCCTTCACTCAGTGATCTGCATGAAGAGCCAGCAGATCAAAGTGCTCAGCTGTAAAGAGCACCAGATGCAATCCCTG ACTGAGAAGAACCTGTTTTTGAAGAAGCAGTTGAAGAAGATCCAACACTGCAATGAGGAGCTGAGTGCCCAACATCAGGACCTACAGACTTATATCCA GCAGCTGACAGGAGAGCTGACCGCACTGCAGCAGGCGCTGGCCAAGGAGTCCCAGCACACTCAGAAGCTGGGCCTGCAGAAGGAGCAGCTGCATTACAGACTCTCCAGTCCAGAGTCTCCTGTCCCGTCTCACCCCTCACCTCTCCCCTCACTGAGCCCAGCGAACAGCAGGCAGAGGAGCCGCGCGCTGCATTGA